The proteins below are encoded in one region of Salvelinus fontinalis isolate EN_2023a chromosome 10, ASM2944872v1, whole genome shotgun sequence:
- the LOC129863894 gene encoding sine oculis-binding protein homolog, protein MLRPQVTGGTPLQIPPQPVPKNRHPILLYSIQPLLRETVISKEGHPHPQPDSPQTCGTQGPGQSCWSLDVRVAVLLVIVAGALILILLYRLLQLRHRLRLAQAQHSLEYYSFYHTATYTLKDPRLPQILPTNGDAIEVTPVANPMAPIVVTPVPPPPVSPPPTLPLPPPPILSLPPRLPPPPLLPPPLLPLSSSLSLPLPLPIIHTTPPSPHQSWGASSDAEVYSRIGAFRPSRLSSLSHSQVILFEHSSL, encoded by the coding sequence ATGCTGAGGCCACAGGTTACCGGTGGCACCCCGCTACAGATCCCACCACAGCCTGTACCCAAGAACAGGCACCCCATCCTCCTGTACTCCATCCAACCCTTACTGAGGGAGACAGTTATCAGTAAGGAAGGCCACCCCCATCCCCAGCCTGACTCCCCCCAAACCTGTGGCACTCAAGGCCCAGGCCAGAGCTGCTGGAGCCTGGATGTGAGAGTGGCTGTGCTGCTTGTGATCGTGGCTGGAGCTCTGATACTGATCCTGCTCTACAGACTCCTCCAGCTGAGGCACAGACTGAGGCTGGCCCAGGCTCAACATTCCCTGGAGTACTACAGTTTCTACCACACCGCCACCTACACCCTCAAGGACCCCCGGCTGCCCCAGATATTGCCCACAAATGGAGATGCTATAGAGGTCACCCCTGTGGCCAACCCTATGGCCCCTATTGTTGTCACCCCAGTACCACCTCCACCGGTCTCCCCACCACccactcttcccctccctccaccccccatcTTGTCTCTACCCCCTCGCCTACCTCCCCCTCCTCTACTGCCTCCACCCCTTCTCccactctcttcctcactctctctccctctgcccctgccCATCATCCACACCACCCCACCCAGCCCTCACCAGTCCTGGGGCGCCAGCTCGGATGCAGAGGTGTACTCTCGGATCGGAGCGTTCAGACCATCCAGGCTGTCCAGCCTCAGCCACTCACAGGTCATCCTGTTTGAACATTCCTCTCTCTGA
- the LOC129863892 gene encoding 5-hydroxytryptamine receptor 1A-beta-like, with the protein MEESNNTTAAWFPFDFQNETSTADAEVKLSSQIVTSFLLAVLILCAVFGNACVVAAIAMERNLQNVGNYLIGSLAVTDLMVSVLVLPMAALYQVLNRWTLGQVPCDIFISLDVLCCTSSILHLCAIALDRYWAITEPIEYMKKRTPRRAAVLISVTWFVGFSISVPPMLIMRSQPSSKAEDIANPEQCMISRDPWYTIYSTFGAFYIPLILMLVLYGRIFKAARFRIRRTVRKTEKKKVSDSCLALSPALFHKRTNGDPSKSWKRSVEPKPTPCVNGAVKHGELLEIIEVHSNSKNNLPLPNNPNSEPLFESRQDKNMEAKRKMAMARERKTVKTLGIIMGTFIFCWLPFFIVALVMPFCQSCQMPKWLEDVINWLGYSNSLLNPIIYAYFNKDFQSAFKKIIKCHYCKT; encoded by the coding sequence ATGGAGGAAAGCAACAACACGACGGCCGCATGGTTTCCATTTGATTTTCAAAACGAAACCTCGACAGCTGATGCGGAGGTGAAACTAAGTTCCCAAATCGTCACGTCCTTTCTTCTTGCCGTGCTTATCCTCTGTGCCGTATTTGGGAACGCGTGTGTGGTTGCAGCTATCGCCATGGAGAGAAATCTTCAGAATGTAGGGAACTATCTGATCGGGTCTCTGGCCGTGACTGATCTGATGGTATCGGTTCTGGTGTTGCCCATGGCGGCCCTTTACCAAGTCCTAAACAGGTGGACTCTCGGACAGGTACCATGTGACATTTTCATCTCTTTAGATGTGTTATGTTGTACATCATCTATACTGCACCTTTGCGCCATCGCCTTGGACAGGTACTGGGCCATTACCGAACCTATAGAGTATATGAAGAAGAGGACGCCCAGAAGAGCGGCGGTTCTGATCAGTGTCACTTGGTTTGTCGGGTTCTCCATCTCTGTTCCACCCATGTTGATCATGCGTTCCCAGCCGAGTAGTAAAGCGGAGGACATAGCAAACCCCGAGCAGTGCATGATAAGTCGAGACCCCTGGTACACAATCTACTCGACATTCGGCGCGTTCTACATTCCGTTGATACTCATGTTGGTCTTATATGGACGGATATTCAAAGCCGCCAGGTTTAGAATCAGGAGAACAGTGCGTAAAACAGAGAAAAAGAAAGTGTCTGATTCTTGTTTGGCACTGTCCCCTGCTCTTTTCCACAAGAGGACCAACGGGGACCCGAGTAAAAGCTGGAAGAGGAGCGTGGAGCCCAAACCAACCCCCTGCGTAAACGGTGCGGTCAAGCACGGCGAGTTGCTGGAGATCATCGAGGTTCACAGCAACTCAAAAAACAACCTGCCACTCCCCAACAACCCCAATTCCGAGCCGCTCTTTGAGAGCAGACAAGATAAGAACATGGAGGCAAAGAGAAAGATGGCCATGGCCAGAGAGCGCAAGACTGTGAAGACGCTGGGTATAATTATGGGCACTTTTATCTTTTGCTGGTTGCCTTTCTTTATTGTCGCCCTGGTAATGCCCTTTTGCCAGTCGTGCCAAATGCCAAAGTGGCTCGAGGACGTCATTAACTGGCTCGGGTACTCCAACTCTCTACTGAACCCCATCATTTACGCATATTTCAACAAAGACTTCCAAAGTGCCTTTaagaaaataataaaatgtcACTACTGCAAAACATAA